From the genome of Thermogutta terrifontis, one region includes:
- a CDS encoding dienelactone hydrolase family protein → MDQTNFLKAKLLECLGGPWPSPCHLEPEWGQPIQRDGYTITRVTYQVEPNDRVPALLLVPDGVDEKNPAPGVLVWHQHNGEWHLGKSEPAGLAGNPMHHTGVALVKEGYVVLCPDALCFEDRQSPHLKGGDYERFVFLKYVVEGKCLAWKNILDMRRAVDFMSSLPFVDGSRLGCYGHSMGSTFTWLVGPWEERLVCLVGNCCLPTYKAIHRKHLLHCFPNFIPGWLRYGDTPHIAGLIAPRPLLLNFGELDEGSPIEEVREGVEIIRAFYERAGARDNFSVFIQPGVGHVLSEEMWERTKAWFARHLKRL, encoded by the coding sequence ATGGACCAGACCAATTTCTTGAAGGCCAAGCTACTGGAATGTCTGGGCGGGCCGTGGCCGTCACCCTGCCATCTCGAACCCGAGTGGGGACAGCCAATCCAGCGAGATGGTTACACCATTACGCGTGTGACCTACCAGGTAGAACCGAATGACCGGGTCCCGGCGCTCCTCCTGGTTCCTGACGGAGTGGACGAGAAGAATCCTGCACCGGGTGTTTTGGTTTGGCATCAGCACAATGGGGAATGGCATCTCGGCAAGAGCGAGCCAGCGGGTCTGGCCGGCAATCCGATGCACCACACAGGAGTGGCACTGGTTAAGGAAGGCTACGTCGTCCTCTGCCCCGATGCCCTGTGCTTCGAGGATCGCCAGTCACCACATTTGAAGGGTGGGGATTACGAACGATTTGTCTTTCTAAAGTATGTGGTGGAAGGGAAATGCCTCGCCTGGAAAAACATTCTCGATATGCGGCGGGCAGTGGACTTTATGAGCTCGTTGCCTTTTGTGGATGGTTCCCGATTGGGATGCTATGGCCATTCTATGGGATCAACATTCACCTGGCTTGTGGGGCCGTGGGAGGAGCGGCTGGTGTGCCTGGTGGGAAACTGCTGCTTGCCCACGTACAAGGCCATTCACCGCAAACATCTTCTCCACTGCTTTCCCAACTTCATTCCAGGTTGGCTGCGCTACGGAGATACGCCCCACATCGCCGGGTTGATTGCACCCCGGCCGCTTCTTCTCAATTTCGGCGAGCTCGACGAAGGCAGCCCGATTGAAGAAGTTCGCGAGGGAGTTGAAATCATCCGTGCTTTCTATGAGAGGGCAGGGGCCCGGGACAATTTCAGCGTGTTCATCCAACCGGGCGTGGGGCACGTCCTCTCAGAAGAAATGTGGGAGCGCACAAAGGCCTGGTTTGCGCGACACCTCAAACGTTTGTGA
- a CDS encoding excinuclease ABC subunit UvrC codes for MASMEADHTRSPAALKVKSFPHKPGVYLMKDEAGRVIYIGKAKDLRNRASSYFLKAAAEDPRTAKLVQEIRDIDYIEAESEVDAVLMEARLIKDIQPKYNRELKDDKTFPYLEIYIREDFPRVVFTREPQERGTKLYGPFTSPRVLRGAIQVLQKIFKFRTCQLDIREDDPRWRHFRPCLLAAINQCSAPCNLRISKEEYRKDIRRLQRFLEGDKQELLKDLRREMKEAAEALRFEEAARLRDEIEYLEKLDERGKIDIHVQPEVFHVDPKKGLAGLQRVLKLAQPPRTIEGVDIAHLSGCEMVASLVRFIDGLPFKPGYKRYRIQTVEGIDDYAAIREVVHRRFRRLREEDESPPDIFLIDGGKGQLHAALSALEQWDGPRPVFISLAKREEEVFVPGKDEPLRLSRHSFALRLLQYVRDEAHRFAQHYHHILRRKSTLGDETSS; via the coding sequence ATGGCGTCCATGGAAGCGGATCACACACGTTCTCCCGCCGCGTTGAAGGTCAAAAGCTTTCCGCACAAGCCCGGCGTATACCTCATGAAAGATGAGGCAGGCCGGGTTATTTACATCGGGAAGGCCAAAGACCTCCGCAATCGCGCAAGCAGTTACTTTCTCAAGGCTGCTGCCGAGGACCCGCGCACGGCAAAACTTGTCCAGGAAATCCGGGACATCGATTATATCGAGGCGGAAAGTGAAGTGGATGCCGTGCTCATGGAGGCACGGCTGATTAAGGACATTCAGCCCAAATACAATCGCGAGCTCAAAGACGACAAAACATTTCCTTACCTGGAAATTTATATCCGTGAGGATTTCCCGCGGGTGGTGTTCACGCGGGAACCTCAAGAGCGGGGCACCAAGCTTTACGGGCCGTTCACAAGCCCCCGTGTCCTGCGGGGCGCAATTCAGGTCCTGCAAAAGATTTTCAAATTCCGCACGTGCCAGCTTGACATACGAGAAGACGACCCGCGCTGGCGGCATTTCCGCCCGTGTCTGCTGGCAGCAATCAACCAGTGCTCGGCCCCCTGTAACCTGCGCATTTCCAAGGAGGAATACCGCAAAGATATCCGACGACTTCAGCGGTTCTTGGAAGGCGACAAACAGGAGCTTCTCAAAGATTTACGGCGAGAGATGAAAGAAGCGGCGGAAGCGCTGCGGTTCGAAGAGGCCGCCCGCTTGCGGGATGAAATCGAGTACCTCGAGAAGCTGGACGAGCGGGGCAAGATCGACATCCATGTCCAGCCCGAGGTTTTTCATGTGGATCCCAAGAAAGGACTGGCAGGACTCCAGCGCGTTCTCAAGCTGGCCCAGCCGCCGAGGACGATTGAAGGCGTGGATATCGCCCACCTTTCCGGGTGCGAGATGGTCGCCAGCCTGGTCCGCTTCATCGACGGTCTCCCGTTTAAGCCCGGTTACAAGCGGTATCGGATTCAAACAGTGGAAGGGATCGACGATTACGCGGCCATCAGGGAAGTCGTCCATCGGAGGTTCCGCAGACTGCGTGAGGAGGATGAATCTCCACCGGACATCTTTCTCATTGATGGTGGCAAAGGCCAACTCCACGCAGCCCTTTCTGCTCTCGAGCAATGGGACGGTCCTCGCCCCGTTTTTATCTCGCTGGCCAAGCGAGAAGAAGAAGTATTTGTGCCAGGGAAAGATGAACCTCTTCGCCTCAGCCGGCATTCCTTCGCGCTGCGACTGCTACAGTACGTGCGGGACGAGGCCCACCGCTTTGCCCAGCATTACCACCATATCCTCCGCCGAAAATCCACACTTGGCGATGAAACGAGTTCGTGA
- a CDS encoding Hsp70 family protein, producing MHFEPGHTVGIDLGTTFSAIAILDDEGRPRVIPNDDGEIETASVILLAESGHVIVGPNRMRAAMEDPQNVIERIKRYMGMPDYRRTFDGREISPEFISALILKKLRQDAEKQIGKIGNAVITVPYYFNDARRKATQDAGRIAGLNVIDIMNEPTAATLTYAYKEGILGNPEVRVDKPRKVLVYDLGGGTFDVTVVEYTPTQFRVLATDGDVQLGGVDWNDRLLDYVADTFKQRHGIDPRESPQMIQILRNDCDLAKIELSEKTETVIHCRYEGRAIDVPITRELFDQLTADLLQRTADTTLLVLEEARVRPEELEAIVLVGGSTLMPQVPAMIRRILNREPYRGISPHTAVAEGAAIHAAILEAKYRGEQSVLAERIRRRLQLVQQENVNSHGLGIVALDPKTGKTINHVMIPRNSRIPIEVRRIFKTTKDNQERITVQVLEGDAPDPFACSLLGKCRITDLPPNLPKGSPVEVTYAFSAQGRVIVTARDKTSGREARIEIERRGVLAEEEVDALKRLADEYKVD from the coding sequence ATGCATTTCGAACCTGGGCATACGGTCGGCATTGATTTGGGAACAACGTTCTCCGCAATCGCTATTCTGGATGACGAAGGACGCCCGCGAGTCATTCCCAACGATGACGGAGAAATCGAAACGGCCAGCGTCATTCTGCTGGCAGAGAGTGGCCACGTGATCGTCGGGCCCAACAGAATGCGGGCGGCTATGGAAGATCCGCAAAACGTCATTGAGCGGATCAAGCGATACATGGGCATGCCCGACTATCGCCGTACCTTCGACGGGCGCGAAATCTCTCCCGAATTTATTTCAGCCCTGATTCTCAAAAAGTTACGGCAGGACGCAGAAAAGCAGATCGGAAAGATCGGCAACGCGGTTATCACCGTACCGTATTACTTCAACGATGCGCGGCGCAAAGCCACCCAGGACGCGGGGCGGATCGCCGGGCTCAATGTGATCGACATTATGAATGAGCCGACTGCCGCCACGCTGACATACGCCTATAAAGAAGGTATTCTCGGGAACCCGGAAGTTCGGGTTGACAAACCCCGGAAGGTTCTCGTGTACGACCTGGGTGGTGGGACGTTCGACGTGACCGTCGTGGAATACACCCCCACCCAGTTCCGGGTCCTGGCGACCGACGGTGATGTGCAGCTCGGTGGCGTGGACTGGAATGACCGTCTCCTCGACTATGTGGCGGACACGTTCAAGCAGCGGCACGGCATCGATCCGCGGGAATCACCCCAAATGATTCAGATCCTGCGGAACGACTGCGACCTGGCCAAGATTGAGCTCTCGGAAAAGACTGAGACGGTGATCCATTGCCGGTATGAAGGTCGTGCCATCGACGTGCCAATCACCCGCGAATTGTTCGATCAGCTAACGGCTGACCTGCTGCAAAGAACAGCTGACACAACGCTCCTCGTCCTAGAGGAAGCCCGCGTACGGCCTGAGGAGCTGGAAGCGATTGTGCTGGTGGGTGGCTCCACATTGATGCCGCAGGTGCCCGCCATGATCCGCCGGATTCTCAATCGCGAACCGTATCGCGGCATCTCGCCGCACACGGCGGTAGCCGAGGGCGCAGCGATCCACGCGGCAATTCTCGAAGCCAAATACCGCGGGGAGCAGAGCGTGCTTGCGGAAAGAATCCGTCGACGGCTGCAACTGGTGCAGCAGGAGAACGTCAACTCGCATGGGCTGGGGATTGTGGCCCTCGACCCGAAGACGGGGAAAACGATCAACCATGTGATGATCCCTCGTAACAGCCGGATTCCGATCGAAGTCCGCAGAATCTTCAAAACCACCAAAGATAACCAGGAACGGATCACGGTGCAGGTTTTGGAGGGAGACGCACCGGATCCCTTCGCGTGTTCGCTCCTCGGAAAGTGCCGCATTACCGACCTGCCCCCCAATTTGCCGAAGGGCTCGCCGGTCGAGGTGACCTATGCGTTCAGTGCTCAGGGACGCGTCATCGTGACGGCACGCGACAAGACCAGCGGGCGTGAAGCACGCATTGAGATTGAACGGCGGGGAGTGCTCGCTGAAGAGGAAGTTGACGCCCTCAAGCGTCTGGCTGACGAATACAAAGTCGATTAG
- a CDS encoding general secretion pathway protein GspE, whose product MAKKPIDVYRDWLGIEETQRPLNYYQLLKLPLFEDDVNKIREQYRKLNAYVRKYATGDYAFESQQLLNELAKAMLCLTDAQRKREYDAMLGRKDFGEGVRRTVEEILLANKAITPEALERARRFAQAVGLPIHDAIIQQKLVPPDVVMQAYAESQGLPFVDLQETAIDMALLDKMPAALARQYSCLPVMVDDNQLLVASPFPLNPDVEETLRHLYGLPVRSVITTPIGINAAITRYMSGRGDGRGQKAAAAPQKAAATQKTFAPRSPERFRQDLQYAIVAFNLTVIILMLAQFMLRTVYDWSTLFGMIILAVIGGLIVGAGTFVYLSRRP is encoded by the coding sequence ATGGCAAAGAAGCCGATCGACGTTTATCGCGACTGGTTGGGGATTGAGGAAACCCAGCGCCCGCTCAATTACTATCAGCTTCTCAAACTTCCCCTCTTTGAAGACGACGTCAACAAGATCCGGGAGCAGTACCGGAAACTGAACGCATATGTCCGCAAGTATGCGACGGGCGACTATGCTTTTGAGTCCCAGCAGCTTCTCAATGAACTGGCAAAGGCCATGCTGTGCCTCACCGACGCCCAGCGAAAGCGCGAATACGACGCGATGCTGGGGCGAAAGGATTTTGGTGAGGGCGTGCGGCGCACCGTTGAGGAGATTCTCCTCGCCAACAAGGCGATCACACCCGAGGCTCTGGAGCGGGCGAGGCGCTTTGCCCAGGCGGTAGGGCTGCCCATCCATGACGCCATCATCCAGCAAAAGCTGGTGCCGCCGGATGTGGTGATGCAGGCCTACGCCGAATCACAGGGTTTACCCTTTGTTGATCTTCAGGAAACGGCGATCGACATGGCCCTTCTGGACAAGATGCCTGCCGCGCTCGCCCGCCAGTATTCTTGCCTGCCCGTCATGGTGGACGACAATCAGTTGCTGGTGGCGTCACCTTTTCCGCTCAATCCCGATGTGGAGGAGACACTTCGTCACCTGTACGGTTTGCCTGTGCGGAGCGTGATCACCACGCCAATCGGCATCAACGCGGCGATCACACGGTACATGTCTGGCAGGGGTGACGGGCGGGGCCAAAAGGCTGCCGCCGCTCCACAAAAAGCAGCCGCCACACAAAAAACTTTCGCCCCGCGTTCCCCGGAACGTTTTCGTCAGGACCTCCAGTATGCCATTGTGGCATTTAACCTGACAGTCATTATCCTTATGCTCGCACAGTTCATGCTAAGGACTGTCTATGACTGGTCCACTCTCTTTGGGATGATCATTTTGGCGGTGATCGGAGGACTCATCGTGGGAGCAGGGACGTTCGTGTATCTTTCCCGGCGGCCATAG
- a CDS encoding S41 family peptidase — protein sequence MEHAGPDSSVESIHTISGTVRHRCPNRWRIALLRVAVCIVVIGISLLSMSFGLAAPDGGKLNNAPSSDQLSLSANELEELKAVLEQGQSLERQSRWGEALSLYEEAIRRFPGHPELQTRFHEARLHYDLIRRYADSTFLTTVRNLSARDALQLYDEVLVKIQAHYVDSPHWNELYSQGVHGLALALNEPKFLAAYQISLSSEAAASAGRDLEFVVPQIRVQSRTTALDAVNRLAQWLHEKVGLPASAAVMEMICGAVNSLDPYSAFLTPAQLSDLYSQIEGNFVGLGVELRPQEDALIVLRVIAGSPAEKSGIRPGDRIMAVDGQNVRDISPDRAAELLKGPEGTSVSLEIADRAGQLRTLSVVRTRVEVPSVADVRILDERAKIGYFRLLSFQRTTAHDVETALSLLEAQGVRSLIIDLRGNPGGLLGAAVETADLFLTGGTIVSTQGRNSQENLVYTAQEARKCALPLVVLIDHESASAAEIFAGALQDQGRGTIVGTPSYGKGSIQGIFPLAITGAGLRLTTARFFSPRGQPYAGRGVIPDIRVQVAARPLVARSPSDSGSNTDGNPFSVSGDAGSPALLSTSRDPILEAGLQAAQQILAQRDGATR from the coding sequence ATGGAGCACGCAGGCCCGGACTCATCCGTCGAATCCATCCATACGATCTCCGGCACGGTTCGTCATCGTTGCCCGAATCGGTGGCGAATCGCGCTGTTGAGAGTTGCCGTCTGCATAGTCGTCATTGGCATCTCGCTCCTTTCGATGAGTTTCGGACTGGCCGCTCCAGATGGCGGCAAGCTCAACAATGCTCCGTCTTCTGACCAACTTTCGCTCTCAGCAAACGAATTGGAAGAACTGAAAGCGGTTTTGGAGCAGGGGCAGTCCCTCGAGCGGCAATCCCGCTGGGGCGAGGCGCTGAGCCTTTATGAAGAAGCCATCCGTCGCTTCCCGGGCCATCCGGAGCTGCAAACACGCTTCCACGAAGCGCGACTCCATTATGACCTCATCCGTCGGTATGCCGATAGCACGTTTCTCACAACCGTTCGCAATCTTTCGGCCCGAGATGCACTCCAACTGTATGACGAGGTGCTCGTTAAAATCCAGGCCCATTATGTGGACTCACCCCATTGGAATGAACTTTACAGTCAGGGTGTCCATGGTTTGGCTCTCGCGTTAAACGAGCCCAAGTTTCTCGCCGCCTATCAAATCAGCTTGTCTTCAGAGGCGGCAGCCAGCGCCGGGCGCGATCTGGAGTTTGTCGTTCCGCAAATTCGCGTGCAGTCTCGGACGACGGCTCTGGACGCTGTTAACCGTTTGGCACAGTGGCTGCACGAAAAGGTTGGGCTGCCGGCCAGTGCGGCCGTTATGGAGATGATATGCGGAGCGGTGAACTCCCTGGATCCTTATTCTGCCTTTTTGACTCCCGCCCAACTGTCCGACCTTTACTCCCAGATCGAGGGTAATTTTGTAGGTCTCGGGGTTGAGTTGCGTCCTCAGGAAGATGCCCTCATCGTTCTGCGGGTCATTGCGGGAAGTCCCGCAGAGAAGTCGGGGATCCGACCCGGGGACCGAATTATGGCCGTGGACGGACAGAACGTGCGAGATATATCTCCAGATCGCGCGGCAGAGCTGCTGAAAGGACCGGAAGGAACAAGTGTGTCGCTGGAAATCGCGGACCGCGCAGGCCAGCTAAGAACGCTTTCTGTAGTCCGCACGCGGGTTGAAGTCCCTAGCGTGGCCGACGTGCGGATTCTGGATGAGCGGGCAAAAATCGGATATTTTCGACTGCTCAGCTTTCAGCGAACCACAGCCCACGATGTGGAAACGGCCCTCAGTCTTCTGGAAGCTCAGGGCGTGCGTTCGCTCATCATCGACCTGCGGGGCAATCCCGGGGGGCTTTTGGGAGCGGCTGTGGAAACGGCGGATCTGTTTTTGACCGGCGGAACCATCGTCTCGACACAGGGTCGAAACTCTCAGGAAAACCTCGTTTACACCGCGCAAGAAGCTCGTAAATGTGCCCTGCCCCTGGTGGTTCTCATCGATCATGAAAGTGCAAGCGCTGCGGAGATCTTTGCTGGTGCCCTCCAGGACCAGGGCCGGGGCACGATTGTGGGCACCCCCAGTTACGGAAAGGGATCGATCCAGGGGATCTTTCCACTGGCCATCACCGGCGCTGGCCTGCGGCTGACGACCGCGCGATTCTTCTCCCCGCGAGGCCAACCCTACGCGGGACGCGGCGTCATCCCGGATATTCGGGTCCAGGTCGCAGCACGACCTCTTGTCGCCCGGTCGCCCTCGGATTCAGGATCAAACACAGATGGCAATCCGTTCTCGGTTTCTGGGGACGCAGGCTCGCCGGCATTGCTGTCAACCTCGCGAGATCCAATTCTCGAGGCTGGCCTTCAGGCTGCCCAACAGATCCTCGCCCAGCGAGACGGCGCGACGCGCTAA
- a CDS encoding Gfo/Idh/MocA family protein — protein sequence MVRVGIVGIGFMGMIHYLAYQKIKGAKVTAICEKIPERLAGDWRSIKGNFGPPGRKMDLRGVAKYSEISELLKDPNVDVVDICLPPALHPEATIAALEAGKHVFCEKPIALTVPAADKMVKTAEKRGKLLLIGHVLPFFAAYRFAYEAVTSGKYGACLGGHFNRVISDPLWLKDFYDPNVCGGPAIDLHIHDAHFIRLLFGMPKAVQSVGRMRGEVPEYFSTQFLYDDPRLVVTATSGVIMQQGRPFTNGYEIHLEKATLVFDSWMNMPVTILTEDGKVKRPKLPARDPVDDFAAELTEVIRCIKSGETSTFLDGRLARDALVLAHREIESVKRRRAVKV from the coding sequence ATGGTTCGCGTTGGGATCGTGGGCATCGGCTTCATGGGAATGATCCACTATCTGGCTTATCAGAAGATCAAGGGTGCCAAAGTCACGGCGATCTGTGAGAAGATACCGGAACGACTGGCTGGAGACTGGCGATCCATCAAAGGGAATTTCGGACCGCCCGGCCGGAAGATGGACCTGAGAGGCGTCGCCAAGTATTCCGAAATCTCGGAGCTTCTTAAAGATCCGAATGTGGATGTGGTGGATATCTGCCTGCCACCGGCCCTCCATCCCGAGGCGACCATCGCAGCGCTGGAAGCCGGTAAACACGTGTTCTGTGAAAAGCCTATTGCGCTTACGGTTCCAGCGGCCGACAAGATGGTCAAAACGGCGGAAAAACGGGGCAAATTGCTCCTGATCGGCCATGTGCTCCCTTTCTTCGCAGCTTATCGCTTCGCCTACGAGGCTGTCACTAGCGGAAAGTACGGAGCGTGCCTGGGGGGCCACTTCAACCGGGTTATCTCCGATCCCCTGTGGCTGAAAGACTTCTACGATCCGAACGTTTGTGGTGGCCCTGCCATTGATCTTCACATCCATGACGCTCATTTCATCCGACTTTTGTTCGGCATGCCGAAGGCCGTGCAAAGCGTGGGACGCATGCGGGGAGAAGTCCCCGAGTATTTCAGTACACAGTTCCTCTATGATGACCCCCGTCTCGTGGTCACGGCAACCAGTGGGGTGATCATGCAGCAGGGTCGGCCGTTCACCAACGGCTACGAGATCCATCTGGAAAAAGCAACGCTCGTTTTCGACTCGTGGATGAATATGCCGGTGACAATCCTCACCGAAGATGGAAAAGTGAAGCGGCCGAAACTTCCTGCCCGCGATCCTGTCGATGACTTCGCCGCGGAACTCACCGAAGTGATCCGCTGCATCAAAAGCGGAGAAACTTCCACGTTCCTCGATGGCCGTCTGGCGCGGGATGCCCTTGTCCTGGCCCACCGGGAGATTGAATCTGTCAAGCGGCGGCGTGCCGTTAAAGTTTGA
- a CDS encoding rhamnulokinase, with product MSDKAFLAIDMGASSGRHVVGLFDGRRVKLEEVYRFQNGPVEVGNRLYWDVLGQWTHIRNGLYAAGSRVNTTVASVGVDTWGVDFGLLDRNDELLGNPYHYRDHRTDGMMEKAFQIVPREEIFRQTGLQFMQLNTLYQLLAMKFAGSPLLEIADRLLMMPDLFHWMLTGEKCNEFTDATTTQFFNPVERRWATELLERFGLPTHILGPIVQPGTVLGPLRPSVAAETGLTQTQVVLPGTHDTASAVMAVPAREPCEDWPNWCYISLGTWALMGVEVKQPVITEKSLALNFTNEGGVGGTIRLLKNITGLWLVQECRRIWNQGGRSWDWEDLNRLTAESPGLVSFINPDHPMFLAPTDMPEAIREFTRRTGQSVPSTEGAVLRCALDSIAMKFRHVLGMCEELIGRRIEVIHIVGGGTKNRLLCQAAADACGRPVLAGPVEATALGNIMMQAVAAGEVGSISEAREIIRQSFPLDEYSPQNTAAWDEAFPRFLQILEADV from the coding sequence ATGTCCGACAAAGCCTTTCTCGCCATTGACATGGGGGCATCCAGCGGGCGCCATGTGGTGGGCCTTTTTGATGGCCGTCGGGTAAAGCTGGAGGAAGTTTACAGATTCCAAAATGGGCCGGTGGAAGTGGGAAATCGGCTCTACTGGGATGTGCTGGGCCAGTGGACGCATATCCGCAATGGACTCTATGCGGCCGGGTCCCGCGTCAATACGACTGTGGCAAGCGTGGGAGTGGACACGTGGGGGGTTGATTTCGGGCTGCTTGACCGCAACGACGAACTGCTGGGCAACCCTTACCACTATCGAGACCACCGCACCGACGGCATGATGGAAAAGGCCTTTCAAATCGTGCCGCGAGAGGAAATCTTCCGGCAAACGGGGCTCCAATTCATGCAGTTGAACACGCTCTATCAACTGCTGGCCATGAAATTCGCTGGTTCCCCGCTCCTCGAAATCGCGGACCGGCTTCTCATGATGCCGGACCTCTTTCACTGGATGTTAACCGGCGAAAAATGCAACGAGTTTACCGACGCCACCACCACCCAATTTTTCAATCCCGTGGAGCGCCGATGGGCGACCGAGTTGCTTGAGCGATTCGGACTGCCCACGCACATCCTGGGTCCGATCGTGCAGCCGGGAACAGTCCTGGGCCCGCTCCGGCCAAGTGTGGCGGCCGAGACGGGTCTCACCCAGACGCAGGTGGTGTTGCCGGGCACGCACGACACCGCGAGTGCCGTCATGGCCGTACCAGCACGAGAGCCTTGCGAGGATTGGCCAAACTGGTGTTACATCAGCCTGGGGACGTGGGCCCTGATGGGAGTCGAGGTCAAGCAGCCCGTCATCACGGAAAAGTCGTTGGCCCTCAATTTCACCAACGAGGGCGGCGTGGGAGGCACGATCCGGCTTCTCAAGAACATCACCGGCCTGTGGTTGGTTCAGGAATGTCGGCGGATCTGGAATCAGGGAGGCCGGAGTTGGGATTGGGAAGATCTCAATCGGTTGACGGCCGAGTCGCCGGGGTTGGTCAGTTTCATTAATCCCGATCATCCCATGTTTTTGGCCCCCACCGACATGCCAGAAGCCATTCGTGAGTTCACACGTCGCACAGGCCAGTCGGTGCCGTCAACAGAGGGGGCCGTGTTGCGATGTGCTCTCGATAGCATCGCCATGAAATTCCGGCATGTGTTGGGAATGTGTGAAGAACTCATTGGCCGACGGATCGAGGTCATTCACATTGTCGGCGGGGGAACCAAGAATCGCCTGTTGTGTCAGGCTGCAGCGGATGCCTGCGGTCGCCCGGTCCTGGCGGGTCCAGTGGAAGCGACCGCGCTGGGAAACATCATGATGCAGGCCGTGGCTGCCGGAGAGGTGGGCAGCATTTCCGAAGCCCGCGAAATCATCCGGCAAAGCTTTCCGCTGGATGAGTATTCACCCCAAAACACGGCAGCATGGGATGAGGCATTTCCGCGGTTCCTCCAGATCCTGGAGGCAGATGTGTGA